In the genome of Fulvivirga maritima, one region contains:
- a CDS encoding four-helix bundle copper-binding protein: protein MNTELLKRLSECSIACDNCADACLGEENVKAMIRCIRTDRDCAAICSLTAAYVSGNSEYTEAALQLCKDVCNDCAKECAKHDHDHCKICANACKACAEICEEYLNAVAA from the coding sequence ATGAATACTGAATTATTAAAAAGATTATCTGAATGTTCTATCGCTTGTGATAACTGTGCTGATGCTTGCTTGGGAGAAGAAAATGTAAAAGCTATGATTAGATGCATCAGAACTGACAGAGACTGCGCGGCTATTTGCTCTCTAACTGCCGCTTATGTTTCAGGTAATTCTGAATATACTGAGGCTGCGCTTCAACTATGCAAAGACGTATGTAATGATTGTGCAAAAGAATGTGCTAAGCATGACCATGACCACTGTAAGATATGTGCTAACGCCTGTAAAGCCTGTGCTGAAATCTGCGAAGAATATTTGAACGCAGTGGCTGCGTAA
- a CDS encoding DUF4397 domain-containing protein gives MRKSSLIVIVIALLASFSFHSASAKQKDAHFRLVNFIEAPEAKLTITNLKNGEQVVFTIDYGKSMKYVNLSPDHYQFSILIENEKVLEQEFVIGANGFYTLVLAGMLTDDIQTNEYTTIFKLKKLFGGETKDDNNFMPQWYMLRDNYDGSTKAPYVRFVNVSPSSTPLSVQEQNSKLFKKVLYPHNTDMKKITGGSHRYEIKKGDITVSEIELKTTAGYVYTIFTGPNMNDAREMKTIVLENKSKALMMQKN, from the coding sequence ATGAGAAAGAGTAGCTTAATTGTAATAGTAATAGCCTTATTGGCTTCTTTTTCATTCCATTCTGCCTCAGCAAAACAGAAAGATGCTCATTTTAGGCTCGTTAATTTTATAGAAGCACCTGAGGCAAAACTCACAATAACTAATCTGAAAAATGGAGAGCAAGTTGTATTTACTATTGACTATGGAAAGTCTATGAAATACGTTAATCTCTCACCAGATCATTACCAATTTTCAATTCTTATAGAGAATGAAAAAGTTCTGGAGCAAGAATTTGTAATAGGTGCTAATGGTTTTTACACCCTAGTATTAGCAGGCATGCTAACTGATGATATTCAAACCAATGAATATACTACCATTTTTAAATTGAAGAAGCTTTTTGGAGGAGAAACCAAAGATGACAACAACTTTATGCCTCAATGGTATATGTTAAGAGACAACTACGACGGTAGCACAAAAGCTCCTTATGTCCGTTTTGTTAATGTTAGCCCCTCTTCTACTCCACTATCTGTGCAAGAACAAAATTCAAAATTATTTAAGAAGGTACTCTACCCTCATAACACTGACATGAAAAAGATAACTGGTGGAAGCCATAGATACGAGATAAAAAAAGGGGATATAACGGTATCTGAAATTGAACTAAAAACTACTGCAGGGTATGTTTACACCATATTTACAGGCCCCAATATGAATGATGCCAGAGAAATGAAAACTATAGTACTTGAAAATAAGTCGAAAGCACTTATGATGCAGA
- a CDS encoding glycoside hydrolase family 9 protein — MKSLLCLILFLGLNQLFAQSNLKLNDQNYLEMPGLNVTVFSDIYPDGHQTGVTIIQHGVRVAANGDVRLEISPGQWSPMPKGGKLTVDKENQTLSQKLWYPDSSKNRTGFNPIDYPDLQFTYNVEVEPLKNSSFKVSVNLENAIPQEWVGKMGFNLELFPGDLFGKSFIMDEQYGIFPAQPYGPIKYINDENLNTPLATGHELTIAPESDKQRMLITSDAELELWDGRSNHNNGWYIVRSQIPANKTQKAIEWIITPHVIPNWQYTPVIQVSQVGYTTEQEKIAVIEMDKEDHQSSNIKLLRLGKNGQQEVKSVVPEDWGTFLRYQYKTFDFTEVKTQGMYFLEYRGKQTHAFKIGDDVYDRQVWQPTLEYFLPVQMCHMRVNEKYRVWHGRCHLDDALMAPLDSNHFDGYVQGPATLTKYKPLEHVPQLDRGGWHDAGDYDLRVESQIGTVWMLALMIDEFGLDYDATLIDEEKQLVEIHVPDGESDALQQIKHGLANILGGYRSMGRLYRGIICSDLRQYVMLGDAVNMTDNKVYNQKGRPDDRLVFTEDNPDRELYVAAGLAAVARVLKTSDKDLADECLEVALSLYASAKEKAKGIDNRVLALSEIILTTKDQKFKDELIKMAPEITARMANCGWAIGHVIHAIDNKKFKNTMTTAAADFQQELKKQKTETPFGVPYKPNIWGAGWGLQRFGVEQYFFHKGWPEFAPADLTINALNFVLGVHPGENTSSFASGVGSKSVTVAYGVNRAEWSYIPGGVASGTALIRPDLPELKVWPFFWQQTEYVMGGGATNYMFLVLAVNHLLKK; from the coding sequence ATGAAATCACTACTTTGCCTAATCCTTTTTTTGGGGCTAAACCAACTGTTTGCCCAATCGAACCTTAAGCTTAATGATCAGAATTATTTAGAAATGCCTGGTTTGAATGTCACGGTCTTCAGTGATATTTATCCTGATGGTCATCAAACCGGAGTGACTATTATACAACATGGCGTAAGAGTCGCTGCCAATGGAGATGTTCGTTTAGAAATTTCTCCAGGCCAATGGTCTCCCATGCCTAAAGGAGGAAAGCTGACGGTTGACAAAGAAAATCAGACTCTATCTCAAAAATTATGGTATCCGGACTCTTCCAAAAACAGAACGGGCTTTAATCCTATTGACTATCCTGATTTACAGTTTACCTATAACGTAGAAGTAGAGCCTCTTAAAAACAGCTCATTCAAAGTTTCAGTCAACCTGGAAAACGCCATTCCGCAAGAATGGGTGGGTAAAATGGGATTCAATTTAGAATTATTTCCGGGAGACCTATTTGGTAAAAGCTTTATTATGGATGAGCAGTATGGCATATTTCCAGCTCAGCCTTATGGCCCTATCAAGTATATAAATGATGAAAATTTAAACACCCCTCTAGCTACTGGTCATGAACTAACCATAGCTCCTGAGAGTGATAAACAAAGAATGCTGATTACTTCCGATGCAGAACTTGAGCTGTGGGACGGCCGCTCAAATCATAACAATGGCTGGTACATAGTAAGATCCCAAATACCCGCTAATAAAACCCAAAAGGCCATTGAATGGATTATTACGCCTCATGTTATCCCTAACTGGCAATACACTCCGGTGATTCAGGTCTCTCAGGTAGGTTATACTACTGAGCAGGAGAAAATTGCTGTTATAGAAATGGATAAAGAAGACCATCAGTCTTCTAACATAAAACTATTACGCTTAGGCAAAAATGGACAGCAAGAAGTAAAATCAGTTGTACCAGAAGATTGGGGAACCTTCTTAAGGTATCAATACAAAACCTTTGATTTTACAGAGGTGAAAACTCAAGGCATGTATTTCCTTGAGTATAGAGGTAAGCAAACGCATGCCTTTAAAATTGGAGACGATGTTTATGATCGGCAGGTGTGGCAACCTACGTTGGAATATTTTCTACCTGTCCAAATGTGCCACATGAGAGTCAATGAAAAATACCGCGTGTGGCATGGGCGCTGTCACTTAGATGATGCTCTGATGGCTCCGCTAGATTCAAATCATTTTGATGGATATGTACAAGGCCCTGCTACACTTACTAAATATAAACCTTTGGAACATGTGCCTCAGCTAGACCGTGGTGGCTGGCATGATGCCGGCGATTATGACCTGCGGGTGGAATCTCAAATAGGCACCGTCTGGATGCTAGCTCTGATGATTGATGAATTTGGGCTAGACTATGATGCGACCCTTATAGATGAAGAAAAGCAATTGGTTGAAATTCATGTGCCTGACGGAGAATCTGACGCCTTACAACAAATAAAGCATGGATTGGCCAACATACTGGGAGGCTATAGGTCTATGGGTAGGCTCTACAGAGGAATTATATGCTCTGATCTGAGGCAATATGTTATGCTTGGAGATGCTGTTAACATGACAGACAATAAAGTGTATAATCAAAAAGGAAGACCCGACGACCGCCTGGTATTTACTGAAGATAATCCTGATAGAGAGCTTTATGTGGCTGCCGGATTAGCTGCTGTGGCTCGAGTCTTGAAAACTTCCGATAAAGATCTTGCTGATGAATGCCTTGAAGTAGCTTTGTCATTATATGCTTCCGCGAAGGAAAAAGCAAAAGGCATAGATAACCGCGTGCTAGCATTGTCAGAAATAATACTCACCACCAAGGATCAAAAATTCAAAGATGAGCTTATAAAAATGGCTCCCGAGATTACCGCTCGAATGGCCAACTGCGGTTGGGCTATAGGTCATGTCATCCATGCTATTGACAACAAAAAATTTAAAAACACCATGACCACAGCAGCGGCTGATTTCCAACAAGAATTAAAGAAGCAAAAAACAGAAACCCCTTTCGGTGTACCCTATAAACCGAACATTTGGGGTGCAGGCTGGGGTTTGCAACGGTTCGGTGTAGAGCAATACTTTTTCCATAAGGGCTGGCCAGAGTTTGCTCCTGCTGACCTAACCATCAATGCATTGAACTTTGTATTAGGAGTGCACCCGGGAGAAAACACCTCTTCATTTGCCTCTGGCGTTGGCTCGAAATCAGTAACTGTAGCTTATGGTGTAAATCGTGCCGAGTGGAGTTATATCCCTGGCGGGGTAGCTTCCGGAACCGCTCTCATCCGTCCTGACTTGCCAGAACTAAAAGTGTGGCCCTTCTTTTGGCAACAGACAGAATATGTAATGGGCGGTGGAGCTACTAACTATATGTTTTTGGTGTTGGCGGTTAATCATTTGCTGAAAAAATAA
- a CDS encoding TetR family transcriptional regulator C-terminal domain-containing protein encodes METKAKKTKKAAPKTDIAGKIQDAYKKHVLLNGEVPPSVFKFMMDLKMNESEFYLYYGSFASIENSIWQKYIDDTIATLHKDSVYPEYTVREKLLAFYYTLIEVLKQDRSFVMHSLKSLKKSPELTPGFMKGFKAEYLQFIQQLVDEGMESEEIVKRPLISERYKDGLWLQLLFVLRYWSKDESANFTNTDAAIEKSVNLSFELMGRGPLDMIVDFAKFMYQSR; translated from the coding sequence ATGGAAACAAAAGCAAAAAAGACTAAAAAAGCAGCCCCAAAAACGGATATAGCAGGCAAAATTCAAGATGCCTATAAAAAACATGTTTTGCTTAATGGAGAAGTACCCCCTTCGGTATTTAAGTTTATGATGGACTTAAAAATGAATGAAAGCGAATTTTATCTTTATTACGGATCTTTTGCTTCCATAGAAAACTCTATTTGGCAGAAATATATAGATGATACAATAGCTACCTTACATAAAGACTCTGTTTACCCTGAATACACGGTAAGAGAGAAATTATTGGCCTTTTATTATACTTTAATAGAAGTGCTGAAACAAGATAGGAGCTTTGTAATGCACTCACTAAAATCTTTGAAGAAGTCACCAGAGTTGACTCCGGGTTTTATGAAAGGTTTTAAGGCAGAATACTTACAATTTATTCAGCAATTGGTTGATGAAGGAATGGAAAGCGAAGAGATAGTGAAGAGACCATTGATTTCAGAGCGGTATAAAGATGGACTTTGGCTACAGCTGTTATTTGTGTTAAGGTATTGGAGCAAAGATGAAAGCGCCAATTTCACCAATACAGATGCTGCTATAGAAAAGTCAGTAAACCTGTCTTTTGAACTCATGGGAAGAGGTCCACTGGATATGATAGTGGATTTTGCCAAGTTTATGTATCAGTCACGATAA
- a CDS encoding SIMPL domain-containing protein, translating to MKRTTLIVAMLLIGISAFAQQMVNNNGPLVKKIEVRGSAEMEIIPDEIFIRIALKEYKDGSKKVEMNKLEAELVKAVKSLGLPQESLQVDNIYGYNWDPRKKRSDDFMATKSFRLKVSNVKMINDLVAKLDSEGVNSMGVDEVSHSKIEEYRKELKIKALKMAKEKAEFLLTGIDEEIGSALEIEEIDYNAPTPMRMSNVAMMKSESASMDYQSELDFKNITIRSEMRAVFEIK from the coding sequence ATGAAAAGAACAACATTAATCGTAGCAATGCTACTTATCGGGATATCAGCTTTTGCTCAGCAAATGGTAAACAATAATGGCCCACTTGTTAAAAAAATAGAAGTTAGAGGAAGTGCCGAAATGGAGATTATTCCTGATGAGATTTTTATTAGAATAGCTTTAAAAGAATATAAAGATGGCTCTAAAAAGGTAGAGATGAATAAGCTGGAGGCCGAACTGGTAAAAGCAGTAAAAAGCCTTGGTCTACCACAGGAAAGTCTGCAAGTAGATAATATTTATGGCTATAACTGGGATCCTCGTAAAAAGCGTAGTGATGATTTTATGGCCACAAAAAGCTTCAGGCTAAAAGTGAGCAATGTAAAAATGATCAATGACCTTGTAGCGAAATTAGACTCTGAAGGGGTTAACAGCATGGGCGTAGATGAAGTATCTCACTCAAAAATAGAAGAATATCGTAAAGAGCTTAAAATTAAGGCCTTGAAAATGGCTAAGGAAAAAGCTGAATTTCTTTTAACAGGTATAGATGAAGAAATAGGCTCAGCTCTTGAAATTGAAGAGATTGATTACAATGCGCCTACCCCTATGAGAATGTCTAATGTGGCTATGATGAAATCAGAATCAGCTAGCATGGATTACCAGAGTGAACTTGATTTTAAAAACATCACTATTAGGTCTGAAATGCGAGCTGTGTTTGAAATAAAATAG
- a CDS encoding Gfo/Idh/MocA family protein yields MKKTSENRRNFIIKSSMAAGALSLGSSYLLSCSGKNKPAESTTEKAPATKESLGIALVGLGSYATYQLAPALQKTENCHLAGIVTGTPSKEEVWMKKYDIPKANVYNYENYDEIANNDDIDIIYVVLPNFMHAEYTIRAAKAGKHVICEKPMAISVEECEQMIAACKENDVHLSIGYRLHFDPYNLKVSELGQKEVYGKVKKITGAHSFKLNDPHAWRAKQDLAGGGPLMDIGIYVLQGALYTMGKNPIEVSAKYGEVTRPDIFKDVEQSIDFTLKFPGGATADATTSYYDSGNFLRAEAEKGWWELKPAYSYSGIKGETSDEKLTYPPINQQALQMDDFAKCVMNNEKSKVPGEMGLRDMKIITSIYESADKKEPVKLVW; encoded by the coding sequence ATGAAAAAAACGTCTGAAAACCGCAGAAATTTCATCATTAAAAGCTCTATGGCCGCCGGAGCGCTGTCTCTGGGCTCTTCCTACTTACTATCTTGCAGTGGCAAGAACAAGCCAGCCGAAAGTACAACCGAAAAAGCCCCAGCTACTAAAGAAAGCCTGGGCATAGCTCTGGTAGGCCTCGGCAGTTATGCCACCTATCAGTTAGCTCCTGCCTTGCAAAAAACAGAAAACTGTCACCTGGCAGGCATTGTAACTGGTACACCTAGCAAAGAAGAAGTCTGGATGAAAAAGTACGACATACCTAAGGCCAATGTCTACAACTATGAAAACTATGACGAAATAGCCAATAACGACGACATCGACATTATTTATGTGGTGCTACCCAATTTTATGCATGCAGAATACACCATAAGAGCAGCCAAGGCTGGCAAGCATGTTATTTGCGAAAAGCCTATGGCTATTTCCGTAGAAGAGTGCGAACAAATGATAGCGGCCTGCAAAGAAAACGATGTACACCTCTCTATTGGCTATAGACTTCATTTTGATCCTTACAACTTAAAGGTGAGTGAACTGGGACAAAAAGAAGTGTATGGTAAAGTAAAAAAGATAACTGGTGCCCATAGCTTTAAGCTAAATGATCCACATGCCTGGAGGGCCAAGCAAGATCTTGCCGGCGGGGGTCCGCTAATGGATATTGGTATTTATGTATTGCAAGGGGCCTTATATACTATGGGCAAAAATCCTATAGAAGTGTCTGCTAAGTATGGAGAAGTGACCAGGCCAGATATATTCAAGGACGTAGAGCAGTCTATTGACTTTACTCTAAAATTTCCTGGCGGAGCCACCGCTGATGCTACTACCAGTTATTATGATTCTGGCAACTTCCTTAGGGCTGAAGCCGAAAAAGGCTGGTGGGAGCTAAAGCCAGCATACTCCTACTCTGGCATAAAAGGAGAAACCAGTGATGAAAAGCTTACCTACCCGCCCATCAACCAGCAGGCCTTACAAATGGATGACTTTGCCAAGTGCGTAATGAATAACGAAAAGTCAAAAGTACCTGGTGAGATGGGATTACGAGATATGAAGATAATTACATCTATCTATGAATCAGCTGATAAGAAAGAACCGGTAAAATTAGTTTGGTAG
- a CDS encoding DEAD/DEAH box helicase — protein sequence MTTFKELGVTPQLVKGLEELRIITPSQIQNEVIPVLLSGDTDLVGQAQTGTGKTAAYGLPLLQKVDPTKKVVQALILCPTRELGQQVAKQLFKFTKYTDKIFTEAVYGGAQIDKQIAALKRPTHIIVATPGRLIDLVNKKAVDLSHVKTVILDEADEMLSMGFKKELDQILGFLSKVKNKWLFSATMPHGIRQIVNQHMAADAHRIEINKKEVVNKNIVHQFVITQEADKLQVMLEFLKTQKGNRGVVFCKTKKATKTVAKQLIAKNVAADAIHGDLLQKERDKVMRAFKNESLQLLIATDLAARGIDIPDLSFVIHYELPDKEEYYTHRSGRTARAGNKGVSLAIVTTPEMKQLRYLEKALHLSFIQVR from the coding sequence TTGACTACTTTCAAAGAACTAGGTGTAACGCCACAGCTCGTTAAAGGCCTTGAGGAATTAAGGATAATCACCCCCTCTCAAATACAAAATGAAGTAATACCTGTGTTACTCTCAGGAGATACTGACCTGGTAGGCCAGGCTCAAACAGGCACAGGAAAAACTGCAGCCTATGGTCTTCCGCTGCTACAAAAGGTAGATCCTACCAAAAAGGTGGTACAAGCTTTAATTCTTTGCCCTACCCGCGAACTAGGACAGCAAGTAGCCAAACAGCTTTTCAAATTCACTAAGTACACTGATAAGATATTTACAGAAGCTGTATATGGTGGAGCTCAGATAGATAAACAAATAGCAGCTCTAAAGCGACCAACACATATCATAGTGGCTACTCCCGGCCGTTTAATAGATTTGGTAAACAAAAAAGCGGTTGACCTTTCACATGTTAAAACCGTAATACTTGACGAAGCCGACGAAATGCTGAGCATGGGGTTCAAAAAAGAACTCGATCAGATTCTTGGCTTTCTTAGTAAAGTAAAAAACAAATGGTTGTTCTCTGCTACTATGCCTCATGGTATCAGACAGATTGTAAACCAGCATATGGCTGCCGATGCCCATCGTATTGAGATCAATAAAAAGGAGGTGGTGAATAAAAACATAGTTCACCAATTTGTGATTACCCAGGAAGCTGACAAGCTACAGGTAATGCTGGAATTTCTCAAAACACAAAAAGGTAATAGAGGCGTTGTATTCTGTAAAACAAAAAAGGCCACTAAAACTGTTGCTAAGCAGCTAATTGCTAAAAATGTAGCTGCAGATGCCATCCATGGAGATCTGCTGCAAAAAGAAAGAGATAAAGTAATGCGTGCCTTTAAAAATGAAAGCCTGCAATTACTCATAGCCACTGACCTTGCGGCAAGAGGTATTGATATACCAGACCTTTCATTTGTTATTCATTATGAATTACCTGACAAAGAAGAATATTACACTCACCGAAGTGGAAGAACTGCCAGAGCAGGTAACAAAGGAGTTTCATTGGCTATTGTAACTACCCCTGAAATGAAACAACTACGATACTTAGAGAAAGCACTTCACCTAAGCTTTATTCAGGTAAGATAA
- a CDS encoding APC family permease: MSNSSKGGNLGFASVWSLTAGGMVGGGIYTALGVVVAVAMQWSWLSFAIAGIIAITSAYSYVKLANKFEESGGAFEYLRDINLNGIAGSLSWLLVVGYVLTIALYAFAFGHYISFAFDAGPWLTRVLAIGIVALMIFLNLMGAGKLAIVEIIIVWANLIALLILAIYGLSQWDSLQLMAGAEPKSIWSAPIGAAAIFVSYEGFQLLTYEYDEIKKPKKRLFPAVMSGVLFVVIIYIMVALGAVMLAGALTTIDEKQVALAVAAKEGLGMPGFIMIIVAAGLATAAAINSTLFSTAKLTARVAKDGEMPYFFEHKNDNDVPDRSVIVIGVLAALLAILGSLSTLVEAASLVFLFTFLSVNYIALKKFNSRKWIPMTGLIVGGIVLIILTARLAIINPVSLALLGGLGVIIIFGRPAILAKINKSDNYEKE; the protein is encoded by the coding sequence ATGAGTAACTCATCCAAAGGAGGCAACCTGGGTTTTGCCTCTGTATGGTCTCTTACTGCCGGAGGAATGGTAGGCGGTGGTATCTACACCGCCTTAGGCGTGGTAGTAGCAGTAGCAATGCAATGGTCTTGGCTGAGTTTTGCTATAGCAGGTATAATAGCTATTACATCTGCATATAGCTATGTAAAATTAGCCAATAAGTTTGAAGAAAGCGGTGGCGCTTTTGAGTATTTGCGAGATATTAACCTTAATGGAATAGCTGGGAGCCTTTCCTGGCTACTAGTAGTTGGCTATGTCTTAACCATAGCTCTCTATGCATTTGCTTTCGGACATTATATTTCATTTGCCTTTGACGCCGGTCCTTGGCTAACAAGAGTCCTTGCTATTGGCATAGTAGCACTTATGATCTTCCTAAACCTTATGGGGGCAGGTAAGTTAGCTATAGTAGAAATAATAATTGTTTGGGCTAACCTCATTGCACTTTTAATCCTGGCTATTTACGGACTCTCTCAGTGGGATTCTTTGCAACTTATGGCTGGTGCTGAGCCTAAAAGTATTTGGAGTGCACCCATTGGTGCAGCAGCCATTTTCGTGTCATATGAAGGCTTTCAATTGCTTACCTATGAATATGATGAAATCAAAAAACCTAAAAAAAGATTATTCCCTGCAGTAATGTCAGGAGTATTGTTTGTAGTAATCATTTACATTATGGTAGCTCTTGGAGCGGTTATGCTAGCCGGAGCACTTACCACTATAGATGAAAAGCAAGTAGCGCTAGCCGTTGCTGCTAAAGAAGGACTAGGCATGCCTGGCTTTATAATGATTATTGTTGCTGCTGGTTTGGCCACTGCTGCTGCTATCAACTCCACTTTATTTTCTACCGCTAAGTTAACAGCTCGGGTAGCCAAGGATGGTGAAATGCCGTACTTCTTTGAGCACAAAAATGATAATGATGTACCCGACCGATCAGTGATTGTAATAGGAGTACTTGCTGCTTTACTTGCGATTTTAGGATCTTTATCCACTCTGGTAGAAGCTGCGTCTTTAGTTTTCCTTTTCACATTTCTCTCCGTTAACTATATAGCCCTGAAAAAATTTAATTCACGCAAATGGATTCCCATGACTGGCCTTATAGTGGGCGGAATTGTTTTAATTATTCTTACAGCCAGGCTAGCTATCATTAACCCTGTAAGCTTAGCTTTATTAGGGGGTTTAGGGGTTATTATCATATTTGGCAGGCCAGCCATATTAGCCAAAATCAATAAGTCCGATAATTATGAGAAAGAGTAG
- a CDS encoding ABC1 kinase family protein encodes MKEQINIPTSKVQRASKFIKTGAKVGGNYIKHYSKKLFDKDLNNDELHLENATDIYESLSELKGSALKVAQMLSMDKNMLPTAYQDKFSMSQYSAPPLSYPLVVKTFQQYLGDSPDKIFDSFTRSAVNAASIGQVHRATLKGKKLAVKVQYPGVADSISSDLKMVRPIAARMFNLGRAELEQYIEEVESKLIEETDYKLELERSQEITKLSSHLDNVVFPNYYPEFSSARILVMDWLDGHHLKDWISHKPSQELRDKVGQALWNFYDFQIHQLKQVHADPHPGNFIITTGNKVGIIDFGCVKVIPEDFYEKYFQLMRSDVLNGDFDLEKLFLDLGFLAKTDTPEERSFFMKVFVELIDLLGKPFRSKEFDFGDDEYFSQIFELGDRMSRMKEIRHSKTARGNKHGLYINRTYFGLYNLLNMLRSKVVISS; translated from the coding sequence ATGAAAGAACAGATTAATATACCTACCTCAAAGGTACAGCGGGCCAGTAAGTTTATTAAAACAGGAGCGAAGGTAGGTGGTAATTATATAAAGCATTACAGTAAAAAGCTTTTTGATAAAGACTTGAATAATGATGAGTTGCATCTTGAGAATGCTACTGATATTTATGAGTCTTTAAGTGAGCTAAAAGGTAGTGCGCTCAAGGTGGCTCAGATGCTGAGTATGGATAAAAACATGCTGCCTACGGCTTATCAGGATAAGTTTTCCATGTCACAGTATAGTGCTCCACCATTATCTTATCCTTTAGTAGTAAAGACTTTTCAGCAATATCTGGGAGATTCTCCTGATAAGATATTCGATTCATTTACTCGCTCAGCGGTTAATGCAGCCTCTATTGGTCAGGTGCATAGAGCTACCCTTAAGGGAAAGAAGCTGGCAGTAAAGGTGCAATATCCTGGTGTGGCCGATTCTATTAGCTCTGACTTGAAGATGGTGAGGCCTATTGCCGCGCGCATGTTTAATTTAGGGAGAGCAGAGCTAGAGCAGTACATTGAGGAAGTGGAGTCTAAGCTCATAGAAGAAACTGACTATAAATTAGAGCTGGAGCGTTCGCAGGAGATCACCAAGCTTTCATCGCATTTAGATAATGTGGTGTTTCCTAACTATTATCCTGAGTTTTCTAGTGCAAGGATATTAGTGATGGACTGGCTTGATGGCCATCATTTAAAAGACTGGATAAGCCATAAACCTTCTCAGGAGTTACGAGATAAAGTAGGGCAGGCACTATGGAATTTTTATGATTTTCAAATCCACCAACTTAAACAAGTACATGCTGATCCGCATCCGGGAAATTTCATAATAACTACTGGTAACAAAGTAGGAATTATCGACTTCGGTTGTGTGAAAGTGATTCCTGAAGACTTCTATGAAAAGTACTTCCAGCTGATGCGTAGCGATGTGCTCAACGGAGATTTTGATTTAGAAAAGCTTTTCCTTGACCTGGGATTTTTGGCTAAGACAGATACACCTGAGGAGAGATCATTTTTCATGAAAGTATTTGTGGAGCTGATTGACCTGTTAGGAAAGCCTTTTAGGTCTAAAGAATTTGATTTTGGTGATGATGAATACTTCTCTCAGATCTTTGAACTGGGGGACAGAATGTCTCGCATGAAAGAAATAAGGCACTCTAAAACGGCGCGAGGCAATAAGCACGGATTGTACATTAATCGTACTTATTTTGGATTGTATAATCTACTTAATATGCTAAGAAGTAAGGTGGTGATATCTTCTTAA